A window from Triticum aestivum cultivar Chinese Spring chromosome 6D, IWGSC CS RefSeq v2.1, whole genome shotgun sequence encodes these proteins:
- the LOC123142261 gene encoding uncharacterized protein: MDDDQARELRALERILSDPSVEPTMLSYGILKYITNSFSNEIGRGGFGVVYQIYKRKLGHTMEYLCWQGIIRGCFVSSMFLKEIFDSIFNKMEPKITDFGLSRFLDQGTSTLLTSRIAGTLRYIAPESKDNGEVSLKSDIYALGVIMVELLSGMSMISLLHWDKYIDMSLPRVRGCTELARNCMDQDKHQRPTVREVIRDLDSLESMFPWSSISQSRPMGPESTVVKLPSRSLTIAWVDNPEYWRWTSRRDSRFTRPSLKETFHVFLTRHIFNLMRAISFLVHATKVSRLITPKDLPAATTSYTAYLVYKRAGSTLEGIVQTASTLHFDNIIASSKVSLHPKEGGPSSAHGVTYPVTRGDGWLELRLGEFSNEKAVTVQLLHEDPNKEMSGLIIDGMEVRRSL; encoded by the exons ATGGATGATGATCAAGCACGTGAACTGAGAGCTCTAGAACGCATACTGAGTGATCCAAGTGTGGAGCCAACCATGCTATCTTATGGGATACTGAAATACATTACAAATTCTTTTTCTAACGAGATTGGTCGTGGTGGGTTTGGAGTTGTGTACCAG ATATACAAGAGGAAGTTAGGACATACGATGGAGTACCTGTGCTGGCAGGGCATTATAAGAGGTTGCTTTGTTTCGAGTATGTTCCTAAAGGAAATATTCGACAGTATCTTCAACAAG ATGGAACCAAAAATTACTGATTTTGGTTTGTCGAGATTCTTAGACCAAGGAACATCCACATTGCTTACTTCACGCATAGCTGGAACATT GAGATATATTGCACCAGAAAGCAAAGATAATGGAGAAGTATCACTAAAGTCAGACATATATGCTTTGGGTGTTATTATGGTGGAGCTACTATCTGGCATGAGCATGATAAGTCTGTTGCAT TGGGATAAATATATAGACATGAGCCTCCCACGAGTGAGGGGGTGCACCGAATTAGCTCGAAACTGCATGGACCAAGACAAACATCAGAGACCCACAGTACGTGAAGTAATTCGCGACCTGGACAGTCTGGAGAGCATGTTTCCATGGTCTTCCATAAGCCAG AGTCGTCCTATGGGGCCGGAGAGCACCGTCGTCAAGCTACCATCGAGGTCATTAACTATTGCATGGGTTGACAATCCCGAGTACTGGAGATGGACCTCACGCCGGGACTCCAGGTTCACCCGCCCATCTTTGAAAGAAACTTTTCACGTCTTTCTTACACGACATATATTTAACCTTATGCGCGCCATTTCTTTTCTTGTCCATGCTACAAAG GTCTCTCGGCTGATCACACCCAAGGACCTGCCTGCCGCCACCACAAGCTACACGGCTTACCTCGTGTACAAGCGGGCTGGCAGCACCCTGGAAGGCATTGTGCAGACAGCGAGCACGCTCCATTTCGACAATATCATTGCTAGCAGCAAGGTTAGCCTTCACCCCAAAGAGGGTGGGCCAAGTAGTGCCCATGGTGTCACCTACCCTGTCACCAGGGGCGATGGCTGGCTGGAGCTTAGACTGGGGGAGTTCTCTAACGAGAAAGCGGTAACTGTACAGCTCCTCCATGAGGACCCGAACAAAGAGATGAGCGGCCTCATcattgatggcatggaggtcaggAGGAGCCTGTAA